Proteins from a single region of Fundulus heteroclitus isolate FHET01 chromosome 12, MU-UCD_Fhet_4.1, whole genome shotgun sequence:
- the LOC118564820 gene encoding cell division cycle-associated protein 2-like, producing the protein MATDQAVTPVPPAGLGPRCGSESEPVPGGQENFSPPELDGPAGANESSAPLNFSDLKPHQFGISVESFTRSSSTSKDKSRVAQIKARRRSCVGVRGSPETNSLIRFRAQLRMKTPPEPHTPELVRSSPFFPRVAFTLREKMAHIQSQIDVAENDACDPTPAQDSGTGGGGSTQDYLSDGISGSEGKENNPPTSPRASKKRRLGPLVGCSVEITEEDISIARSSLKEQEDAICKQQSPSPPPCDDPAAVSPARQSSLHISSLPSLLEMKPTVDVDETTVARKKKQVRFGGPLSPELFDKNLPPSTPLQKGATPARAATPAGGWPLRSVLKTPQRSESDAQLQAERLTPAWFGASPTFAIPGRHRRSHERDGDQDGKIVFPPMEEIDSAVSSDADCVFDTQPLNLNMDFQEETLSQNPTVDTEPKRASETEAMDEQESVAEERQPEGEAESEAPTQSKNGRRRKV; encoded by the exons ATGGCTACAGACCAGGCAGTCACTCCGGTCCCACCGGCTGGCCTTGGCCCCCGTTGCGGCTCGGAATCGGAGCCCGTCCCGGGAGGTCAGGAGAACTTCTCTCCTCCAGAGCTAGATGGGCCTGCTGGTGCAAATGAAAGCTCGGCTCCGTTAAACTTTTCCGATCTCAAGCCGCATCAGTTCGGCATCTCTGTGGAGAGTTTCACGCGATCCTCGTCAACCTCTAAGG ACAAGTCTCGTGTTGCGCAGATAAAGGCCCGGCGCAGATCCTGCGTTGGTGTCCGGGGATCCCCAGAGACAAATTCCCTCATCCGTTTCAGGGCCCAGCTGAGGATGAAGACTCCACCGGAGCCACACACCCCAGAG CTTGTCAGAAGTAGCCCCTTCTTTCCCCGGGTCGCCTTCACACTGAGGGAGAAGATGGCCCACATCCAGAGCCAGATTGATGTTGCGGAGAATGACGCCTGTGATCCGACGCCAGCGCAGGACAGCGGCACCGGAGGAGGCGGCTCGACGCAAGATTATCTGTCTG ATGGGATCAGCGGCAGCGAAGGGAAAGAGAACAACCCACCGACTTCACCCAGAGCCAGCAAGAAGAGACGCCTGGGCCCCCTGGTAGGCTGCAGCGTGGAGATTACAGAGGAGGATATCTCTATCGCTCGCTCTAGTTTGAAGGAACAGGAG GATGCTATCTGTAAACAGCAAAGCCCCAGCCCACCTCCCTGTGACGACCCTGCAGCTGTTTCACCGGCCCGCCAGTCTTCCCTCCACATCTCATCTCTCCCTTCTCTGCTGGAGATGAAACCGACAG TAGACGTGGACGAGACGACCGTAGCGAGGAAAAAGAAGCAGGTGCGCTTCGGGGGTCCTTTATCTCCCGAGTTGTTCGATAAGAACTTGCCCCCCAGCACTCCGTTACAGAAGGGGGCCACCCCGGCACGGGCGGCCACTCCCGCTGGGGGCTGGCCGCTGCGCTCGGTGCTGAAGACGCCGCAGAGGAGCGAATCAGACGCACAGCTTCAGGCGGAGCGTCTCACCCCGGCTTGGTTTGGGGCCTCGCCCACGTTCGCGATACCCGGCAGACACAGAAGGTCACACGAGAGAGACGGCGACCAGGACGGCAAG ATTGTTTTTCCACCGATGGAGGAGATTGACTCGGCCGTGTCGAGTGACGCAG ATTGTGTCTTTGACACTCAGCCGTTAAATTTAAACATGGATTTCCAGGAGGAGACTCTCTCTCAGAATCCGACAG TTGACACCGAACCAAAGAGAGCCTCTGAGACAGAGGCCATGGATGAGCAGGAATCTGTGGCAGAGGAGAGGCAACCTGAAGGAGAAGCTGAAAGTGAGGCTCCAACCCAGTCCAAAAacggaagaagaagaaaggtctGA
- the LOC118564818 gene encoding uncharacterized protein LOC118564818 → MMKGYLAMKGMHAAETRIGSALRTMHQPYHEARRQGARNLNPIPYQADYMGHKIHMDQNEKLAMFGVTHVLAIDGFSKKIVAHSTMPIKNNLAIYEDVFRPAVLDYGMWDQVRVDHGKEFYLTLFMQELLSSHRHNQERMPYLQTSSTQNHIVERIWPEVNNRVNYPLKTALLQLVDQEEIDMNDSLVRYCVSNLTGRLCEIGLTRLVESWNAHRIPDKGIPNNLASCGCPRKIPQELLPRSGEAADLYNLQFGTSLTRHSTFGVDPFSTEQEKITVEHQFAEQYSDISNLMSRAVNNDFAPYKQALLCLITTTQRNV, encoded by the exons ATGATGAAGGGATATCTTGCCATGAAAGGAATGCATGCTGCAGAGACACGAATTGGATCAGCACTCAGAACTATGCATCAGCCTTACCATGAAGCAAGACGTCAG GGTGCCCGCAATCTCAACCCCATACCATACCAGGCTGATTACATGGGTCACAAGATTCATATGGACCAAAATGAAAAACTGGCTATGTTTGGGGTGACCCATGTTTTAGCCATCGATGGTTTCAGCAAAAAGATTGTTGCTCATTCCACAATGCCTATAAAAAACAACCTTGCTATCTATGAAGATGTTTTCAG GCCTGCAGTACTTGATTATGGTATGTGGGACCAGGTGAGAGTGGATCATGGCAAGGAGTTTTATTTGACGCTCTTCATGCAGGAGCTTTTGTCATCTCACCGCCACAATCAGGAGCGAATGCCTTATCTTCAGACTTCATCCACACAG AATCACATAGTTGAACGAATATGGCCAGAAGTCAACAATCGTGTCAACTATCCACTGAAGACAGCTCTTCTGCAGTTGGTGGATCAAGAGGAAATAGACATGAATGACAGTCTTGTGCGATATTGTGTGTCCAACCTGACTGGCCGCTTGTGTGAGATTGGTCTTACAAGGCTGGTGGAGTCATGGAATGCTCATCGCATTCCAG ataAAGGTATACCAAATAACTTGGCTAGCTGTGGGTGTCCCAGAAAAATCCCACAGGAGCTGTTGCCTCGTTCGGGTGAAGCAGCAGACCTTTACAATCTGCAGTTTGGAACCTCACTGACGAGACATTCAACTTTTGGAGTTGATCCATTTTCAACTGAACAGGAGAAGATTACAGTTGAGCACCAGTTTgctgaacaatattctgatatCTCCAACTTAATGTCTCGAGCAGTCAACAATGATTTTGCTCCCTACAAACAGGCATTGCTCTGTCTTATAACAACAACTCAGCGCAATGTGTGA
- the LOC105935689 gene encoding uncharacterized protein LOC105935689 isoform X2 yields the protein MTAEKLSRIFQVTAHSLYMTDDANVAVFPGASGAFSTLDLSPRGHYEVHGEEDTSCASPSTQRFTFMRTSATTPGPALERAALAPPPPPRATASKTFQRSIFLAEVVGGRLSPSRMVVVRFLECEATLQGIIGKVQDAIGSHDPIVLTDAQGNAILESEGTTGSQYWKQNARKILAVQEQSFQVLQGNKRRRMSSRKDEEAAGIGEVTEKIEELLLASQNLPDVTASIRELTNLAATQKVILTPSQLHTIKQGFCCVICMKFIEEPVFTQCCQSIIGCKTCVEQWQETSVHCAKCRVNTAGNNILEVNGLSEAFSVLSSLFQEE from the exons ATGACTGCAGAAAAACTAAGCCGGATTTTTcag GTCACAGCTCATAGTCTTTACATGACTGACGATGCTAATGTGGCAGTTTTTCCTGGAGCTTCTGGTGCATTCAGCACATTGGACCTTAGTCCAAGAGGTCACTATGAGGTTCACGGTGAGGAGGACACCTCATGTGCTTCACCATCCACTCAGCGCTTCACATTCATGCGAACCTCTGCAACTACTCCTGGTCCAGCTTTGGAGCGTGCTGCCTTAGCCCCACCACCGCCACCCAGAGCCACTGCCTCAAAAACTTTTCAAAG ATCAATTTTTCTTGCTGAGGTGGTTGGTGGGAGGTTGAGTCCGAGCAGAATGGTGGTGGTCCGGTTTTTGGAATGTGAGGCTACCCTTCAGGGGATCATCGGAAAAGTGCAAGATGCGATAGGAAGTCATGACCCCATCGTATTGACTGATGCACAGGGCAACGCAATCCTGGAGTCTGAAGGAACAACAG GATCACAGTACTGGAAACAAAATGCACGAAAGATCCTTGCAGTACAAGAACAGAGCTTCCAGGTGTTGCAGGGCAACAAAAGGAGGAGAATGAG CAGCCGAAAAGATGAAGAAGCTGCAGGTATTGGAGAGGTCACTGAGAAGATAGAAGAGCTTCTACTGGCATCACAGAATCTACCTGATGTCACTGCATCAATCAGAGAACTCACCAATCTAGCTGCCACTCAAAAAGTAATCCTGACTCCTTCCCAGCTACATACCATCAAACAAGGGTTCTGCTGTGTTATTTGTATGA AGTTCATTGAGGAACCAGTCTTCACACAGTGTTGCCAGAGCATTATTGGCTGCAAAACATGTGTGGAACAGTGGCAGGAAACCTCGGTGCACTGTGCAAAATGTAGAGTGAACACTGCAGGCAACAACATATTGGAAGTGAATGGTCTGTCAGAGGCATTTTCTGTTCTGAGTTCCCTTTTTCAAGAGGAGTAA
- the LOC105935689 gene encoding uncharacterized protein LOC105935689 isoform X1, whose translation MTAEKLSRIFQVTAHSLYMTDDANVAVFPGASGAFSTLDLSPRGHYEVHGEEDTSCASPSTQRFTFMRTSATTPGPALERAALAPPPPPRATASKTFQRSIFLAEVVGGRLSPSRMVVVRFLECEATLQGIIGKVQDAIGSHDPIVLTDAQGNAILESEGTTGSQYWKQNARKILAVQEQSFQVLQGNKRRRMSSSRKDEEAAGIGEVTEKIEELLLASQNLPDVTASIRELTNLAATQKVILTPSQLHTIKQGFCCVICMKFIEEPVFTQCCQSIIGCKTCVEQWQETSVHCAKCRVNTAGNNILEVNGLSEAFSVLSSLFQEE comes from the exons ATGACTGCAGAAAAACTAAGCCGGATTTTTcag GTCACAGCTCATAGTCTTTACATGACTGACGATGCTAATGTGGCAGTTTTTCCTGGAGCTTCTGGTGCATTCAGCACATTGGACCTTAGTCCAAGAGGTCACTATGAGGTTCACGGTGAGGAGGACACCTCATGTGCTTCACCATCCACTCAGCGCTTCACATTCATGCGAACCTCTGCAACTACTCCTGGTCCAGCTTTGGAGCGTGCTGCCTTAGCCCCACCACCGCCACCCAGAGCCACTGCCTCAAAAACTTTTCAAAG ATCAATTTTTCTTGCTGAGGTGGTTGGTGGGAGGTTGAGTCCGAGCAGAATGGTGGTGGTCCGGTTTTTGGAATGTGAGGCTACCCTTCAGGGGATCATCGGAAAAGTGCAAGATGCGATAGGAAGTCATGACCCCATCGTATTGACTGATGCACAGGGCAACGCAATCCTGGAGTCTGAAGGAACAACAG GATCACAGTACTGGAAACAAAATGCACGAAAGATCCTTGCAGTACAAGAACAGAGCTTCCAGGTGTTGCAGGGCAACAAAAGGAGGAGAATGAG TAGCAGCCGAAAAGATGAAGAAGCTGCAGGTATTGGAGAGGTCACTGAGAAGATAGAAGAGCTTCTACTGGCATCACAGAATCTACCTGATGTCACTGCATCAATCAGAGAACTCACCAATCTAGCTGCCACTCAAAAAGTAATCCTGACTCCTTCCCAGCTACATACCATCAAACAAGGGTTCTGCTGTGTTATTTGTATGA AGTTCATTGAGGAACCAGTCTTCACACAGTGTTGCCAGAGCATTATTGGCTGCAAAACATGTGTGGAACAGTGGCAGGAAACCTCGGTGCACTGTGCAAAATGTAGAGTGAACACTGCAGGCAACAACATATTGGAAGTGAATGGTCTGTCAGAGGCATTTTCTGTTCTGAGTTCCCTTTTTCAAGAGGAGTAA